In the genome of uncultured Methanobrevibacter sp., the window GATATTTTTGGAGACATCTAAGGAGACCTAGAATGAGTTTTGAAGATTATGTCTTGGACAATTTTGAAGAAATGGAAACTGGTGAACTCACCAGAGAGCAGGTTGTTGAATTTGTCTCTCGACAAGAGAGGAAAGGACTCACCTTCTGCAATGAGATCTTCATTGCTGTGCCTTTGAAGAAGGGGAGCAAGGACGATATCGTTGAGATATTGTGGAATGAGTATTTTGTGGAGGACTATAAGGAGAACTGGTTAGAGCAACATGAGAATCTTGGTTGGAATGACTGGAAGAAACTTTTGAAGAAAGAGATAGTTGAGAATGGTGGCGATGACTTCCAAATCTTTAGGAATCACCTGATTGACTGTGTCTTAATGGAGTATTGAACGAGATTTTATAGGAGATGTGATAGAATGGTGATGAAAGTTACTTTTGAGGACGAGCACGGTGAGAAAACCGTTGAGTTCGACGATGACGTCGATTTCGTTGTCATCATAGACGATGACGAAGGCAATGTTGAGATTCGCGAAGGAACCTGTGAGGACTACGATGATTCCGACGATGAGTGGGAAGAGTACGATGACTGGGACGAGGAGGAGTTCTGAGTGGACGAATTCGTTGAGACCCTGTTCGACACCTACTGGAAGGTGAATGAGAACGGAGAGTACATGAGCCTAACCGATTGCGGTGATTTCTACATCGCAAAGGTTGCTCCCTGTGTTCGCAACTGGAGCATAGTGATAGAATGCAATTGCTTCTGTTTTCATTGCAAGGAATTCGTCTACCATGAGAACGGAGCAATACTTGAGATAGGTATGGAGATTAGCTCTCTTTACCTAAGCCAAATGGAGATAAAAGATTTGAAGATATACATGATAGATTGTTAGAACGGTGATGATATGGGATTAGACATGTTTTTGGAAGGAATATTTGAACAAGACGGAGAGAATGTAAGAGAACAGGTGATTTACTGGAGAAAGTCCAATCAGGTACACAACTGGTTCGTAGTCAACGCTCAGGACGGAGAGGACAACTGCCAACCACACTCAGTAAGCAGAGAACAGTTAGAGGAACTAAGAGACCTATGCAGAGCAGTGCTCGCAGACAATGACAAGGCAGAGGAACTTCTCCCAACAAGACCTGGTTTCTTCTTTGGTGCGATAGACTATGACGAATGGTACTACTACGATTTGCAGTACACCGTCGAGAAAATAGACGAAGTGCTTAAAGACGACAGATACCTGTACTTTGAGTATTGCAGTTGGTGGTAGAAGGTGAGACTATGGAATGCCCTTGCGATAATTGTGAGATGTTAAGAGAGAACGAACCAATCAAGGTGATTGACTGGAAGTCCAATTCTCCATTTGGAATGGATTTGTATCACTTTGAGGACGGCTTCAGATGTTGTTACAACGGTGAGGAAAGCTTGAGAAAAGAGGATCTAAGCAATCATGGTTGCAGACTAAGAGGAGGAATTTAGATGGAACTGATGACTAGGGAAATGGAAGGGAAACTCAAATCCTTCCCTTTCTATTCCCAAGACGGAAAAGGAGATGACGCGATAGTGGTGATGAAGTTCTTCAACCCTTACGGATTGGGAACTTGGTATGTATTGGAGGCAGAGAAACAGGAGAATGGTGATTACCTTTTCTTCGGATATGTAGAATCACCGATAACCCCTGAATTCAACGAGTACGGTTACTTCTCATTGTCTGAGTTGGAGAACCTTAAGATACCAATCAAAATCAATGGGATAACCGTATCATATGGTAAGATAGAACGAGATTTGTACTTTGAAAGGGTGAGAATTGGAGACATAATCAGGAACTAGAGAGGAAGTGTTGAGAATGTTCGGACAGAAGAAAGAATTTGTCAAAAAGATGTATCATGTCGGAGACGTTGTCGAACTGGTTCATATGGACGATGCACAGGCTCCACCTAGTGGAACCAGAGGAGAAATACTCTTCGTTGACGATATAGGTCAAATCCATGTGAGATGGGAGAACGGCTCAGGTCTGGCACTAATATATGGTGAGGACAGGTTCAAAGTTGTAGAGAGGAAAGGAGAATAGGAGAGATTTGATGGATTTATTGTATCTTTATGATGACCTGACTGCAAGGAGAGAAGTCTACGATTCAGTCGGATTGAGTTTTGTAGTCAAGTATAAATTCTCATCTCGTAAGGAAGCACAGGATTTCGCACTGAAGAACGGTGCAGAACTGATTGAGGAATGATTGAACGGAGGAGATTTAGATGATGAAACTAAGTTTGAAGGAACTCGGTGAGGAAATTGAGATGATACTTGCAGAAGGTGGACTCACCTTTGATCAAGTCGATTATCTGTTGTACTTGGAGACCTGCATTGCAGACGGAAGCATAACAGACGAGCAGAAGAGAGAAATTATCTGTAGGGATTTCTAATAATCTCTACCATTTTATTTTATTGTTTTGGTGAGATAACAGGAGAGATTGATTATGTATTTGGAAATTGACGAGGTCAAGTGCGAAAACATTGACAGAATTGAGTTTGACGATGTCGCAATGGAGATTGTCTTGACAGACGAAAAGGTGTACGAGAGAATAAAGAGATGGCTGAAGTCCAATGAGATTGACTACGATTGCAGGGAAGACCTGTATTTCGCCAATCTCATAGAATATGTCATTAGGATTACTTGGTGGTAACCGTGAGAGATGTCGGATTCACCATTGAGGAACGGTTCTTCCTTACTGCTCAGGAATTGGAGTATTCCGAAGTGGGAGAGGAACACGAGAGCGTCATTGACAGAGCCATCGCGTTGCTGTACACGAAGCTTAGAACCAAAGACTTCGAGTTCACAGACGAAGAACAGGAACTCTTGGAGGACGCTTTTGTCATTGTCAGCAACCAATAGAGCACAGGTGTTTTTAGAGGGACTTTACGAAGTTCCTCTTTTTTTATGAATCACTATCTATGTATTTGGGTAAAAGTCGGAAGTTCGTAGGGTCGACATGAGATATAAGGAACCTGTTGTGAGATTTGACAGGTTATAATCATAACCATATGAATCTCATGGCATTCCTTTAAGGATTCACCCACGAAATCATGGTTCCGTCTCGTGTGAGAACACAGGTTTATGAGGAATAGTGAGATGCCATTCATTTAGGGAGTCAAGGGGTTGGATAGTGGACTCTCTGAAAAAGTTCGTTCTCGTGTGATATTTGAAAATAAAATTAACGGAAATGGTCTAAATTGGTAAATTATCGGTAGTAAATGGGTAATTTAGACCAAAGGAGTTAAAAAACCTTCAGAAGACCTATGCTCAATGGAGCGATAAGGTATCTGAAAAAGGAGTTGGTGAAAAAAGGTCATCGAAGGCAGGAGCAAGGGTCGATAGGGTGTCATGTCATAGGTTACTGCAACCGTAGACTGCTCCATGAAAAATTTCCGAAATTTTGGTGGTGAAAATAGGGTAGGTGGCATTACAAGTGAAAAAGTCCAAGCAATCGTTTTCAATGAACGATGGCAAAAATCACTCACCGACTCTCTGAATGTGATTTTACACTTGTAATGGTGGTATTTCAAAAAGTATTACTCAGTAATACTTTTTTCCCAAAAAAGAACCAAAAATACCAATAAAATAAGGTAAAGAATGGTTCTGCATTAAGCTATCTGAAGGAACCCGTTCAGAGAAAAGTGAGATTCTGGTCTCTCCTGTTCTCGCCAGTGATCTGTTGTGGAGAGAAAAATGGTTGTCCTTTTGTTTAGGGTGTAATCAAGGCACCGTAGAGCGTTGAAAAAAATTTCACTTTTTGAGATTTTGAACTGAAATTTTTCCCAAATCACTCAGTAGGAACTCAGTAAGCACTCAGTAGTTAGAGTGAAAATTAAAAAAATAGTAAAAATTTTAGTTTTTATATAAGCAGAATTTAGAAAATAGAAATGTATTTTTAAGTATGAAATTTATTAATTAAACAGTACATACAAAAATCCTACTAATAATATTAAGCATATTGCACAAGGTAATAAGAATGCAAAACCACTAACCATAATATGTCTCCTTAAAAAAATTAATTATCCTATATTTTAGAAAATAATTATTATAATGCTGTAATCATATCATAAGTGTTCATATGTTTTTTAATTTAAAGCTTTACAAAAAACACTTGCAACAATTACAATAAATATGAACATTCCAAAGCCAGCAGCCATACCTGCATTCAAATGGCTATTTCCAAATATGATAGCAATAATAAACATTACAAATATTACTAAACCAACATATATACATATATCTCCTGTATCACTCAATTTTTCACCACCAATTATAATTAATTATTCATCGTGATTAAAATTCTCAAAAACATTACATAATATCTTGCACGAAAAACAACAATCCTGTTATTTGCCATGCAATCATATAAAATAGATTAATAATTATGTACTTAAACCGAATTTATTGTAGGGTTTTTATCATAGAAGTCAATGATTTCTTGAAGAGTCATATTCATCTTTTCTTCTGAAGGTGATGTGTCTAGAGTCTCATTATTATAAACTTCAAATATATAATTATGACCATTTGTATTGAAAGTCATAAAATAACCCCAAATTTGCATGGATCTATCAATGAAATAATATGTTTGAGGACTACTATTCATGCTTTCAACAACGTAATCAGTATCATTTTTAGTAAAACTATATAACTCCTCATAATCAATATAGCCTATAAATCCTTTCATGCCTTCAGTTGCTTCAAATGAAACTAAATCGTCTTTTTCTTGTGTAATATTTGCATCATCTGGTAATTCGAATGTGTAATCTTTAACTGTTACCTTTTCTCCAGCACTAACTGAAGAAATGCTAACTGCAATTATTCCTATAATGAATAATGCCAAAATAATTTTTTTCATTTCCAAAATTAAACCTCCTCAATAACATTCTACAAAATTAAATTTATTTTTAATATTATATAATTTTTATTAATTTTTATTCAATTAATGTCAAAATTAATAAATATAAATCATAAGATGTTCATTATTCAAGTTTCGAAAACTTATATTATGATTTTTTATTATAAATTATAAAACTTTGTTAAATTATTTTCATTTTTTTCTAATTTTCCACTATGTTGGTTGAAGGCTATAAGCCTGTTCACCAAATTTAGCTATTTTTCAATGGAGTGTTTTAGTATTATAGAAGTTGTTACAAAATCAAGAGATTCTTTGCTTATAACAGCTCCAGTATTAGTTCCAGGTGAAAGGGATTGCGAGTTCATATACGGCGAGGAGCCGTTGACCGAGGGTCAGATAAGGCAGATTGCACATGAGTATCTGGCAAATTACAGCCTTGTCGACAAGAACCATGAGTTCTTCGAGACCAGAGAGGTCATAGGCGTTCCTGTGGAGTCATATATAACTAATGAGCCGATAAGCCTCAAGGGCTTGGACGGAACAGTCAACGAATATCCTAAGGGAACCTGGATAGCCACCACAATGATAACTGACGAGGAGGAAATGGAAAAGGCACTCAATGGAGAGTACACTGGATACAGCATAACAACTGTGAGCAAGAAGTTTGCAGACAAGCAGATCCAGCTGCCGAGAAGGGTTCTGATGAAAGACATCAAGGACCCAGTGGGTTTCACCATAAGCCTTGTCAGGAAGCCTTGCGTAAGAGGAGCTAAATTTTGCAGTATGAAAGAAGATATAGAGAACGGTGATGTTGTGAGCGAAAATATAGACGATAAGTTGGAAGAGGAAACCAAAGGCTTCGTCCAGTCCATAAAAGGAATCTTCAACAAGGAAGATGACAAGGATGACAAGAAGCCTGAAGACGAGGATATCGAATTGGACATCAAAGCCATTGTGGACGAAGTTACCAAGGATTTCGTCAACACCGACGATTTTGAAACCTTTAAGAAAGAGTTGGAGAAGGAATTGTCTGAAAAGTTCGAGACCTTGGGAACCGAGCTATTCAAGGCTATCAGGAAATCCTTGGAAAAGGAAGAGGATGACGAAGCCAAGAAGAAGGAAGATGACGAAAACGATGAAGAAGATGATGAGGAAGA includes:
- a CDS encoding DUF2958 domain-containing protein, yielding MTREMEGKLKSFPFYSQDGKGDDAIVVMKFFNPYGLGTWYVLEAEKQENGDYLFFGYVESPITPEFNEYGYFSLSELENLKIPIKINGITVSYGKIERDLYFERVRIGDIIRN
- a CDS encoding DUF4314 domain-containing protein produces the protein MFGQKKEFVKKMYHVGDVVELVHMDDAQAPPSGTRGEILFVDDIGQIHVRWENGSGLALIYGEDRFKVVERKGE
- a CDS encoding XkdF-like putative serine protease domain-containing protein encodes the protein MECFSIIEVVTKSRDSLLITAPVLVPGERDCEFIYGEEPLTEGQIRQIAHEYLANYSLVDKNHEFFETREVIGVPVESYITNEPISLKGLDGTVNEYPKGTWIATTMITDEEEMEKALNGEYTGYSITTVSKKFADKQIQLPRRVLMKDIKDPVGFTISLVRKPCVRGAKFCSMKEDIENGDVVSENIDDKLEEETKGFVQSIKGIFNKEDDKDDKKPEDEDIELDIKAIVDEVTKDFVNTDDFETFKKELEKELSEKFETLGTELFKAIRKSLEKEEDDEAKKKEDDENDEEDDEEEVEGNDDSQNVQSSKSIPNHDIKDNQKVAKTGAARVYEIMGRDNTGSAVRKL